In a single window of the Streptomyces sp. NBC_00094 genome:
- a CDS encoding LamG-like jellyroll fold domain-containing protein, whose translation MMRAHGRGRALALAAAWMLLTGVAPALTTSPAMAEETPAVALTESEQALQDAVGAGERVEVVGERTERETVFANPDGATFTLEKSIAPVRVDAGSGWVQPDATLVRREDGSIGPKAAVVDVSFSVGGSGAGLVTIGQDGQSVSMGWPGELPEPRLDGERAIYENVLPDVNLILTATVEGFRQVLEVETPEAAVLPELRAIEYGLTADGLRLREGAVGSVEALDGNGQVVFRSPTAQMWNSAGDDGVVAPEAGVGTQSAGFRTLAGVSAEGTSTQADPVLVGPSQEGDPLAGPGAGDEAAVMDVQLAEDSLTVVPDRNLIAATEAEDFPLYIDPSVEMNESEKTVLSSDGDVFYDFAGGENGMSVGKCGTAVIGGVSYYCGSGYVNRMYFEFVPTKLMGKHVLDATFRVTETWSFSCSARWVSLKRTDAISQSSKWPGPAVRDHMGDRYVSAGRGTACSPSQPRAVIEFNDNPEEADENLTATTRAFADGKTSVLTLRLSAQDETDTEAWKRFDDDAVLVATYMSKPATPAEYGFPSGSTQICSKSESAPTTISDTTPILVATPRVVSGGESAAMLRVYYDVDGRNADGTWSDAPQPTTGSLTPTTGHVAYSNTLRDFPNQSKDWNVALKEGTLYRFTVNTQSFPNTSYTAPLVSGGTPWCYFKVDPTAPKPPVVKFNSVYAECVTGGPCEVRGQPGQADSVTFSSAAGDSNTHYEFKLSTDTAWSGWKAATAGSYTTTITPPVSGTFVLNVRAKDSLGRAGEKAVKFLVGEWGKPIGYWDFNEASGVAVDRSAATTALQNNMTLTASGAIRTDHGRRGVLTAADDSKSQDKALSLTKSSLGGAGTSKQVVETQASYTVTAWGRLDSGSSVATVLAQDGSVHSSFYLSYCYDVQTWCVRLPDTDTAGSAFSGQRVNALNLPQFKAWTHLGVVVNRGATTNKLAFYVNGVLQGTDNLTADAWASSGGLQVGRAKYNGSYTDYFPGEIDEVVVRQDALTSEGMAELARAKDKDGKGYVELVAQYNPSGSGTSLQDSSGYGNTLTMGSGASLDGENIVLDGVDDFASTVRPLVDDTGSFTVSTAVDVDTEKIQSMANGSRMQVLGQQTGTGSSWGIWFEKTGTKDVPARDSLGKPILDAGGVPITEPFPEGRWHFGQWKSDGTGVSAQSKELLTPKGEIRLTGVLDAPGQTASLYAGTSEEGVLLAYKSADLGSGFTVGKGWTGSAWSRYLPGKISDIRLWAGALSDAQQVEAVVGP comes from the coding sequence ATGATGCGCGCCCATGGAAGAGGGCGTGCACTCGCCCTGGCGGCGGCCTGGATGCTCCTCACGGGTGTCGCACCGGCGCTGACGACCAGTCCCGCGATGGCGGAGGAAACCCCTGCGGTTGCTCTGACCGAGTCCGAGCAGGCGTTGCAGGATGCCGTCGGCGCCGGTGAGCGAGTCGAGGTGGTGGGGGAGCGGACGGAGCGGGAGACCGTGTTCGCGAATCCGGACGGGGCGACGTTCACTCTGGAAAAGTCGATCGCCCCGGTCCGTGTGGATGCGGGGTCCGGCTGGGTTCAGCCGGACGCGACGCTGGTCCGTCGCGAGGACGGTTCGATCGGTCCCAAGGCCGCCGTGGTGGATGTGTCGTTCTCCGTCGGCGGATCGGGGGCCGGTCTGGTGACGATCGGGCAGGACGGGCAGTCGGTCTCGATGGGCTGGCCCGGAGAGTTGCCCGAGCCCCGCCTTGATGGTGAGCGGGCCATTTACGAGAACGTCCTGCCGGACGTGAACTTGATCTTGACTGCGACGGTCGAGGGCTTCCGTCAGGTGTTGGAGGTCGAGACGCCCGAGGCGGCGGTGCTGCCGGAGCTGAGGGCGATCGAGTACGGCCTGACGGCGGACGGGCTGCGGCTGCGCGAGGGCGCGGTGGGCAGTGTGGAAGCGCTGGACGGCAACGGCCAGGTGGTCTTCCGATCGCCGACCGCCCAGATGTGGAACTCCGCCGGCGACGACGGAGTAGTGGCACCAGAGGCAGGGGTGGGCACGCAGAGCGCGGGCTTCCGTACTCTGGCCGGAGTGTCCGCCGAAGGCACCTCCACGCAAGCGGATCCGGTGCTGGTGGGGCCTTCGCAGGAGGGCGACCCGCTGGCCGGCCCGGGGGCCGGCGACGAGGCCGCGGTGATGGACGTGCAGTTGGCTGAGGACTCGCTGACAGTCGTGCCTGACCGCAATCTGATCGCCGCAACTGAGGCGGAGGACTTTCCGCTCTACATCGATCCGTCGGTGGAGATGAACGAGTCAGAGAAGACGGTGCTGTCCTCGGACGGCGATGTCTTCTACGACTTCGCCGGTGGCGAGAACGGCATGAGTGTCGGCAAGTGCGGTACCGCGGTGATCGGTGGGGTGTCGTACTACTGCGGTTCGGGTTACGTGAACCGCATGTACTTCGAGTTCGTGCCCACCAAACTCATGGGCAAGCACGTCCTGGACGCCACCTTCCGAGTGACGGAGACCTGGTCGTTCTCCTGTAGCGCTCGTTGGGTGAGCCTGAAGCGCACCGACGCCATCTCCCAGTCCTCCAAGTGGCCGGGCCCGGCAGTCCGGGATCACATGGGCGACCGCTACGTCTCGGCAGGCAGGGGAACGGCGTGTTCTCCCTCCCAGCCACGCGCGGTGATCGAGTTCAACGACAACCCGGAGGAGGCCGACGAGAACCTGACGGCGACCACCAGAGCGTTCGCCGACGGCAAGACGAGCGTGCTGACGCTGAGGCTGTCGGCACAGGACGAGACGGACACCGAGGCGTGGAAGCGTTTCGATGACGACGCGGTACTCGTGGCGACGTACATGAGTAAGCCGGCGACGCCGGCCGAGTACGGCTTTCCCTCGGGCTCTACGCAGATCTGCAGTAAGTCGGAGTCGGCTCCGACCACGATCTCCGACACCACGCCGATCCTTGTGGCAACGCCCCGCGTGGTGTCCGGTGGTGAGAGCGCTGCCATGCTGCGGGTGTACTACGACGTCGACGGTAGGAACGCGGACGGTACGTGGTCCGACGCACCGCAACCGACCACGGGTTCCCTGACGCCGACCACAGGCCACGTCGCCTACAGCAACACACTGAGGGACTTCCCGAACCAGTCGAAGGATTGGAACGTCGCTCTTAAGGAGGGCACGCTCTACCGCTTCACCGTCAACACACAGTCGTTCCCCAACACCTCCTACACGGCGCCGCTGGTCAGTGGTGGTACCCCCTGGTGCTACTTCAAGGTGGACCCCACCGCACCCAAGCCGCCGGTGGTGAAGTTCAACTCCGTGTACGCCGAGTGCGTCACGGGTGGTCCATGTGAGGTGCGCGGCCAGCCGGGGCAGGCAGATTCGGTCACTTTCAGCTCTGCCGCAGGTGACTCGAACACCCACTACGAGTTCAAGCTGTCCACGGACACGGCGTGGAGCGGCTGGAAGGCTGCCACCGCAGGGTCCTACACCACCACTATCACTCCTCCGGTGTCCGGCACCTTCGTCCTGAACGTGCGGGCCAAGGACTCACTGGGGCGTGCCGGCGAGAAGGCAGTGAAGTTCCTGGTGGGGGAGTGGGGTAAACCGATCGGTTACTGGGACTTCAATGAAGCGTCCGGTGTTGCGGTGGACCGCTCGGCCGCTACGACCGCGTTGCAGAACAACATGACCCTCACGGCTTCCGGCGCGATCCGTACCGACCATGGCCGACGAGGTGTACTGACCGCGGCGGATGACTCCAAGTCGCAGGACAAGGCGCTGTCGCTGACCAAGTCAAGCCTCGGGGGAGCCGGCACCAGCAAGCAGGTCGTCGAGACCCAGGCGTCCTACACGGTCACGGCCTGGGGAAGGCTGGACTCCGGCTCGAGCGTCGCTACGGTTCTGGCGCAGGACGGTAGCGTGCACAGCTCCTTCTACCTGAGCTACTGCTACGACGTGCAGACCTGGTGCGTCCGCTTGCCCGACACGGACACCGCTGGATCTGCCTTCTCCGGTCAGCGAGTGAACGCGCTGAACCTGCCGCAGTTCAAGGCGTGGACGCATCTCGGTGTCGTGGTCAACAGGGGGGCGACAACGAACAAGCTCGCCTTCTATGTCAACGGTGTTCTGCAGGGGACCGATAACCTCACCGCCGACGCGTGGGCATCCAGCGGCGGCCTCCAGGTCGGACGAGCCAAGTACAACGGCTCCTACACCGACTACTTCCCCGGCGAGATCGACGAGGTCGTTGTGCGGCAGGACGCGTTGACCTCGGAGGGCATGGCGGAGCTCGCCAGGGCGAAGGACAAGGATGGCAAGGGCTACGTCGAGCTGGTTGCCCAGTACAACCCGAGCGGCTCCGGTACGTCCCTGCAGGACAGCAGCGGCTACGGCAACACGCTGACCATGGGATCCGGTGCCTCACTGGACGGCGAAAACATCGTCCTGGACGGCGTGGACGACTTTGCGTCGACGGTTCGCCCTCTGGTGGACGACACCGGCTCCTTCACCGTGTCCACTGCGGTGGACGTGGACACGGAGAAGATACAGAGCATGGCCAACGGGTCCCGGATGCAGGTCTTGGGCCAGCAGACCGGCACGGGTTCCTCGTGGGGCATCTGGTTCGAGAAGACCGGAACGAAGGATGTCCCGGCTCGTGACTCGCTAGGTAAGCCGATACTCGACGCGGGCGGCGTTCCGATCACCGAGCCGTTTCCCGAAGGCCGATGGCACTTCGGGCAATGGAAATCCGATGGCACAGGCGTCTCGGCGCAGAGCAAGGAGCTTCTCACCCCTAAGGGCGAGATCCGGCTGACCGGAGTGCTCGACGCCCCCGGGCAGACGGCCAGTCTCTACGCC
- a CDS encoding DUF3533 domain-containing protein, whose amino-acid sequence MSLVDELKSAVTPRAALLVVGVFALQLLFITSYVGALHHPKPTDVPFGVVAPQQVSAQLVGQLEKLPGAPLDARAVADEAEARKQIMNRDIDGALLVDPAGRTDTLLVASGGGTVLSSALETILTTVEATQQRTVKTIDVAPASAEDFDGLSAFYLVVGWCVGGYICAAILAISAGSRPANRERAIIRLGVLAIYAALGGLGGAIIVGPILGALPGSIAALWGLGTLVVFAVGAATLALQSVFGIVGIGLAILLIVVAGNPSAGGAFPLPMLPPFWKAIGPALPPGAGTWAARSIAYFKGNDMTASMLVLSAWAVVGTVVTLVMSSLPRKPESEPIATELGTPSDTRTTH is encoded by the coding sequence ATGAGTCTCGTCGATGAACTGAAAAGCGCCGTCACCCCCCGAGCCGCCCTGCTCGTCGTCGGCGTCTTCGCCCTCCAGCTCCTGTTCATCACCTCGTACGTCGGGGCCCTGCACCACCCGAAACCGACGGACGTCCCCTTCGGCGTCGTCGCGCCGCAGCAGGTCTCCGCCCAGCTCGTCGGGCAGCTGGAGAAGCTCCCCGGCGCGCCGCTCGATGCCCGGGCCGTCGCCGACGAGGCCGAGGCGCGGAAGCAGATCATGAACCGGGACATCGACGGGGCCCTCCTCGTCGACCCGGCCGGCCGCACCGACACCCTGCTCGTCGCCTCCGGCGGCGGCACCGTGCTCTCCTCCGCCCTGGAGACGATCCTCACCACGGTGGAGGCGACTCAGCAGCGCACCGTGAAGACGATCGACGTGGCCCCCGCGTCGGCGGAGGACTTCGACGGACTCTCCGCCTTCTACCTCGTCGTCGGCTGGTGCGTCGGCGGCTACATCTGCGCCGCGATCCTGGCGATCAGCGCGGGCTCCCGGCCCGCGAACCGCGAGCGCGCGATCATCCGCCTCGGTGTACTGGCGATCTACGCGGCCCTCGGCGGCCTCGGCGGCGCGATCATCGTCGGACCGATCCTGGGCGCCCTGCCCGGCAGCATCGCGGCCCTGTGGGGCCTGGGCACCCTGGTCGTCTTCGCCGTCGGCGCCGCCACCCTCGCCCTGCAGTCGGTCTTCGGGATCGTCGGCATCGGCCTGGCGATCCTCCTCATCGTGGTCGCGGGCAACCCGAGCGCGGGCGGCGCCTTCCCGCTGCCGATGCTGCCCCCGTTCTGGAAGGCGATCGGACCCGCCCTGCCGCCGGGCGCGGGGACCTGGGCGGCGCGCTCGATCGCGTACTTCAAGGGCAACGACATGACCGCCTCGATGCTGGTCCTCTCCGCCTGGGCGGTCGTCGGCACCGTCGTCACCCTGGTGATGTCCTCGCTGCCGCGCAAGCCCGAGTCGGAGCCGATCGCCACGGAACTCGGCACCCCGAGCGACACCCGGACGACCCACTGA
- a CDS encoding GNAT family N-acetyltransferase — protein sequence MTFVRPARPDELPALLEHPDDPERNASTRAYLTQLLDNGCTRPEWCLVAEDGAGRLTGSVVLWTIPGHEVPLALVLFEAPADSPETGAALLDAAAVTAGRLGATELEHVVDSPAQAPQFQRNPEHRGELLRLSGYAVVRDGRRFSLRPSVETVEAGGAGGLPADDPRLTFRSLAELGPEPFVATLAELLVDTADARLAADVKLHGARRAAELLFEETAELKHEPEWWELGYDADGTVAVISLPAENPSVPVIGFVGVTPAHRGKGYAASVVIRGTRVLVAAGATEIRGDCDAANVAMAKAFERAGYANFADRLEFARAL from the coding sequence GTGACATTCGTCCGCCCTGCCCGCCCCGACGAACTTCCCGCCCTGCTCGAACACCCCGACGACCCGGAGCGCAACGCCTCCACCCGCGCGTACCTCACCCAGCTCCTCGACAACGGGTGCACCCGTCCCGAGTGGTGCCTCGTCGCCGAGGACGGCGCCGGGCGGCTCACCGGCAGCGTGGTGCTGTGGACCATTCCGGGGCACGAAGTCCCGCTCGCCCTCGTGCTCTTCGAGGCGCCGGCGGACTCGCCGGAGACCGGGGCCGCACTGCTGGACGCGGCAGCGGTCACGGCCGGGAGGCTGGGCGCGACGGAGCTGGAGCACGTCGTCGACTCCCCCGCCCAGGCCCCGCAGTTCCAGCGGAACCCGGAGCACCGGGGTGAGCTGCTGCGCCTGTCCGGATACGCGGTGGTCCGCGACGGCCGCCGGTTCAGCCTCCGGCCCTCCGTCGAGACGGTGGAAGCCGGCGGGGCCGGCGGACTGCCCGCCGACGACCCGCGCCTGACCTTCCGCTCGCTCGCCGAACTCGGCCCCGAGCCCTTCGTCGCGACCCTCGCCGAGCTGCTCGTGGACACCGCCGACGCCCGGCTCGCGGCCGATGTGAAGCTGCACGGCGCCCGACGCGCGGCCGAGCTGCTCTTCGAGGAGACGGCCGAGCTGAAGCACGAGCCCGAGTGGTGGGAGCTCGGATACGACGCGGACGGCACCGTCGCCGTGATCAGCCTGCCCGCCGAGAACCCCAGTGTCCCGGTGATCGGTTTCGTCGGCGTCACCCCCGCCCACCGCGGCAAGGGGTACGCCGCCTCGGTCGTGATCCGGGGCACCCGGGTCCTGGTCGCCGCCGGGGCCACGGAGATCCGCGGGGACTGCGACGCCGCGAACGTGGCGATGGCCAAGGCCTTCGAGCGGGCCGGGTACGCGAACTTCGCCGACCGGCTGGAGTTCGCCCGCGCCCTCTGA
- a CDS encoding S1 family peptidase: MRTTPTRTIRMLAVTVGLAAAAALAVPTASADSAQTFGADRLAAASGAVLAADVAGTAWHVDTATGAVVVTADSTVTPAAIAKIKRQAGADAGALRIERTPGKFTKLISGGDAIYADGGWRCSLGFNVRDSAGAYYFLTAGHCTDGAGTWYSNSSRSTVLGSTAGSSFPTNDYGIVRYTNTTVTKSGSVGSVDITSAANATVGMSVTRRGSTTGTHSGSVTGLNATVNYGGGDIVYGMIRTNVCAEPGDSGGPLYSGSRAIGLTSGGSGNCSSGGTTFFQPVTEALSAYGVSVY; the protein is encoded by the coding sequence ATGCGCACCACCCCCACGAGAACGATCCGGATGCTCGCCGTCACCGTCGGTCTCGCCGCCGCGGCGGCCCTCGCCGTCCCCACCGCGAGCGCCGACTCCGCGCAGACCTTCGGCGCCGACCGGCTCGCGGCCGCGAGCGGTGCCGTGCTCGCCGCCGACGTCGCGGGCACCGCCTGGCACGTCGACACCGCCACCGGCGCGGTCGTCGTCACCGCCGACTCCACCGTCACCCCCGCCGCGATCGCGAAGATCAAGCGGCAGGCCGGGGCCGACGCGGGCGCGCTCCGCATCGAGCGGACGCCCGGTAAGTTCACCAAACTGATCTCCGGCGGGGACGCGATCTACGCCGACGGCGGCTGGCGCTGCTCCCTGGGCTTCAACGTCCGGGACAGCGCGGGCGCCTACTACTTCCTCACCGCCGGTCACTGCACCGACGGCGCGGGCACCTGGTACTCCAACTCCTCGCGGTCGACCGTCCTCGGCTCCACGGCCGGGTCGAGCTTCCCGACCAACGACTACGGCATCGTCCGCTACACCAACACCACGGTCACCAAGTCCGGCAGCGTCGGCAGCGTGGACATCACCAGCGCCGCCAACGCGACGGTCGGCATGTCGGTCACCCGCCGGGGCTCCACCACCGGCACCCACAGCGGCTCGGTGACCGGCCTCAACGCCACCGTGAACTACGGCGGCGGGGACATCGTCTACGGCATGATCCGCACGAACGTCTGCGCCGAGCCGGGCGACTCCGGCGGCCCGCTCTACTCGGGCAGCCGCGCCATCGGCCTCACCTCGGGCGGCAGCGGCAACTGCTCCTCGGGCGGGACGACCTTCTTCCAGCCGGTGACGGAGGCGCTGAGCGCGTACGGCGTGAGCGTGTACTGA
- a CDS encoding S1 family peptidase — protein MVRSTVRITSTRLLAIAAGLAAVTALGLPGAQAAPTPGPAGAAQLARADAAVDAAGVGGTAWYVDRAAGRVVVTADSTVTEAGLAKIRAAAGADAGALRVQRAPGVFTPLLGAGDAIYGSGYRCSLGFNVRSGSTYYFLTAGHCGNVANTWYANSAQSTLIGATVGSSFPGNDYALVRYDNTSLSHTGGFTAANAYVGESVKRSGSTTGTRSGTVTGLDATVHYSGGGTVRGMIQTNVCAEPGDSGGALYDGTKALGITSGGSGNCSTGGTTFYQPVPEALAKYKVSLY, from the coding sequence ATGGTGAGGAGCACAGTGAGGATCACAAGCACCCGACTGCTCGCGATCGCCGCGGGACTCGCGGCCGTGACGGCCCTCGGACTCCCCGGCGCCCAGGCCGCCCCCACCCCCGGCCCGGCGGGAGCGGCGCAGCTCGCCCGCGCCGACGCCGCCGTCGACGCCGCCGGGGTCGGCGGCACCGCCTGGTACGTGGACAGAGCCGCGGGCAGAGTCGTCGTCACCGCCGACTCCACCGTCACCGAAGCGGGGCTCGCGAAGATCCGCGCGGCGGCCGGCGCCGACGCCGGAGCCCTCCGCGTCCAGCGCGCCCCCGGCGTCTTCACGCCCCTGCTCGGCGCGGGCGACGCCATCTACGGCAGCGGCTACCGCTGTTCGCTCGGCTTCAACGTGCGCAGCGGCAGCACGTACTACTTCCTCACCGCCGGCCACTGCGGCAACGTCGCGAACACCTGGTACGCCAACTCGGCGCAGTCCACCCTGATCGGCGCCACCGTGGGCTCCAGCTTCCCCGGCAACGACTACGCGCTCGTCCGCTACGACAACACCTCGCTCAGCCACACCGGCGGCTTCACCGCCGCCAACGCCTACGTCGGCGAGTCGGTCAAGCGCTCCGGCTCCACCACCGGCACCCGCAGTGGCACGGTGACAGGCCTCGACGCCACCGTCCACTACTCCGGCGGCGGCACCGTCCGCGGCATGATCCAGACCAACGTCTGCGCCGAGCCCGGTGACTCCGGCGGCGCGCTCTACGACGGCACCAAGGCGCTCGGCATCACCTCCGGCGGCAGCGGCAACTGCTCCACCGGCGGCACGACCTTCTACCAGCCGGTGCCGGAGGCCCTCGCCAAGTACAAGGTCAGCCTCTACTGA
- a CDS encoding DUF1684 domain-containing protein produces the protein MSTDPQQDWQHWREQREATVASSYGPLSLTGTHWLSDHPEGRIPAVPGEWREDGDEVVLTADAEDAITVDGKPFVGTVRLTADHAPIHESRVESAGRRLVVLRREGLWAVRDFDPESEARRAFAGIEATPYDERWAVPGVFRPYEETRSVRVENADGRERGLGLAGELAFELHGGEHTLQVAVEDDGSLWAVFADATSGRDSYRFRFLRPAAPAPDGSVTVDFNRALLPPCAFADHFICPFPPPGNTLDTAVPAGERRLNPS, from the coding sequence ATGAGTACGGATCCCCAGCAGGACTGGCAGCACTGGCGCGAGCAGCGTGAGGCCACGGTCGCCTCCTCGTACGGCCCGCTCTCCCTCACGGGCACCCACTGGCTTTCGGATCACCCGGAGGGTCGAATTCCGGCCGTTCCCGGCGAGTGGCGGGAGGACGGCGACGAGGTGGTCCTGACGGCGGACGCCGAGGACGCGATCACCGTCGACGGGAAGCCCTTCGTCGGCACCGTACGGCTCACCGCCGACCACGCCCCCATCCACGAGTCCCGGGTCGAGTCGGCCGGCCGGCGGCTCGTGGTCCTGCGGCGCGAAGGGCTCTGGGCCGTACGGGACTTCGACCCCGAGTCGGAGGCACGCCGCGCCTTCGCGGGCATCGAGGCCACCCCGTACGACGAGCGCTGGGCGGTGCCCGGCGTCTTCCGTCCGTACGAGGAGACGCGCAGCGTACGGGTCGAGAACGCCGACGGCCGGGAGCGCGGCCTCGGGCTCGCCGGGGAGCTGGCCTTCGAGCTGCACGGCGGCGAGCACACCCTTCAGGTGGCCGTCGAGGACGACGGCTCGCTGTGGGCGGTCTTCGCGGACGCGACCAGCGGCCGGGACAGCTACCGCTTCCGTTTCCTGCGCCCCGCGGCCCCGGCGCCGGACGGCTCGGTGACGGTGGACTTCAACCGCGCGCTGCTGCCGCCGTGCGCCTTCGCCGACCACTTCATCTGCCCGTTCCCGCCGCCGGGGAACACGCTCGACACCGCCGTCCCGGCGGGGGAGCGGCGGCTGAACCCTTCCTGA
- a CDS encoding ABC transporter substrate-binding protein, protein MKTRRTVLAALASLTALGVLTACGSGDAAINEIKPEGQKDTGINVGPNQNRIHTDKVDAIAGKLPESVRKRGTLILGVSAKSNPPLAFRATDDKTLIGVELDLATLVADTLGLKPEFNPVSWENLFVGLDSGKYDAVFSNVTVTEERKDKYDFATYRLDDLAFEAKKGSGWTVKGPEDVSGKRIAVGTGTNQEKILVDWSRQNEKAGRKGVDIKYYDNTTDYYLALQSGRIDGYLGPNPTVAYHVASAGQTETVGKFSGAGAGLQGKIAATTKKDSGLVAAYAAAIDHLIENGTYAKVLKRWGLDSEAVEKSEINPPGLPRTEN, encoded by the coding sequence ATGAAGACCCGTCGCACCGTCCTCGCCGCCCTCGCCTCGCTCACCGCCCTCGGGGTCCTCACCGCCTGCGGCTCGGGCGACGCCGCCATCAACGAGATCAAGCCGGAGGGGCAGAAGGACACCGGCATCAACGTGGGCCCGAACCAGAACCGGATCCACACCGACAAGGTCGACGCCATCGCCGGCAAGCTCCCCGAGTCCGTCCGCAAGAGAGGCACCCTGATCCTCGGCGTCTCGGCCAAGAGCAACCCGCCGCTCGCCTTCCGCGCCACCGACGACAAGACGCTGATCGGCGTGGAGCTCGACCTCGCCACCCTGGTCGCCGACACCCTCGGTCTGAAGCCCGAGTTCAACCCGGTCTCCTGGGAGAACCTCTTCGTCGGCCTGGACAGCGGCAAGTACGACGCCGTCTTCTCCAACGTCACCGTGACGGAGGAGCGCAAGGACAAGTACGACTTCGCCACCTACCGGCTCGACGACCTCGCCTTCGAGGCGAAGAAGGGGTCCGGCTGGACGGTGAAGGGCCCCGAGGACGTGTCGGGCAAGCGGATCGCCGTCGGCACCGGCACCAACCAGGAGAAGATCCTCGTCGACTGGTCCCGGCAGAACGAGAAGGCCGGCCGCAAGGGCGTCGACATCAAGTACTACGACAACACGACCGACTACTACCTGGCCCTCCAGTCCGGCCGGATCGACGGCTACCTCGGCCCCAACCCCACCGTCGCGTACCACGTGGCCTCGGCCGGACAGACCGAGACCGTCGGCAAGTTCTCCGGCGCGGGCGCCGGACTCCAGGGCAAGATCGCGGCCACCACGAAGAAGGACAGCGGCCTCGTCGCCGCCTACGCCGCCGCGATCGACCACCTCATCGAGAACGGCACCTACGCCAAGGTCCTCAAGCGCTGGGGTCTCGACAGCGAGGCCGTGGAGAAGTCGGAGATCAACCCGCCCGGCCTGCCCCGTACCGAGAACTGA
- a CDS encoding amino acid ABC transporter ATP-binding protein, with protein MSAATATATVSEAATAKVEIRSVHKNFGPLHVLRGIDLDVRAGEVTVVLGPSGSGKSTLLRTINHLEKVDSGTVSVDGTLVGYRRSGNKLYELREREILKQRTRIGFVFQNFHLFPHLTVLENIVEAPVSALKRPRADAEAAARKLLARVGLADKAESYPKQLSGGQQQRVAIARALALEPGLLLFDEPTSALDPELVGEVLDVIKDLAASGTTMIVVTHEIGFAREVADTVVFMDEGRIVEQGPPAEVLDSPRHERTRAFLSKVL; from the coding sequence ATGAGCGCCGCCACCGCCACCGCCACCGTCTCCGAGGCCGCCACCGCCAAGGTCGAGATCCGGTCCGTCCACAAGAACTTCGGCCCGCTCCACGTCCTGCGGGGCATCGACCTCGACGTCCGGGCCGGCGAGGTCACCGTCGTCCTCGGTCCTTCCGGCTCCGGCAAGTCCACCCTCCTGCGGACCATCAACCACCTGGAGAAGGTCGACAGCGGCACGGTCAGCGTCGACGGCACCCTCGTCGGCTACCGCCGTTCCGGGAACAAGCTGTACGAGCTGCGGGAGCGCGAGATCCTCAAGCAGCGCACCCGGATCGGCTTCGTCTTCCAGAACTTCCACCTCTTCCCGCACCTGACCGTCCTGGAGAACATCGTCGAGGCCCCCGTCTCGGCCCTGAAGCGCCCCCGCGCGGACGCCGAGGCGGCGGCCCGGAAGCTCCTCGCCCGCGTCGGGCTCGCCGACAAGGCGGAGTCGTACCCGAAGCAGCTCTCCGGGGGGCAGCAGCAGCGGGTCGCCATCGCCCGCGCGCTCGCCCTCGAACCGGGGCTGCTCCTCTTCGACGAGCCGACCTCCGCGCTCGACCCCGAACTGGTCGGCGAGGTCCTCGACGTCATCAAGGACCTGGCCGCCTCCGGCACCACCATGATCGTCGTCACTCACGAGATCGGCTTCGCCCGCGAGGTCGCCGACACCGTGGTCTTCATGGACGAGGGCCGGATCGTCGAGCAGGGCCCGCCGGCCGAGGTGCTCGACAGCCCGCGCCACGAACGCACCCGCGCCTTCCTCTCCAAGGTCCTCTGA